The DNA window TGTAATTTTGGAGGCAACAATGCGACTTGGATATGTTACACTAAAAAATTCCACTTGAAATGGGACAGTTTTAATGGACTTAAGaaatagagggggggggggggggggcattaaaGAACcgtaaaactttgaaaacgaTGTAGAAAATGAGAGAatcaaaaaactttgaaaagatAGGATCCTTCTGACATAGGAATAAAAAGATGAAGTGTGACGCAAACTGGATAAATATGGAGGATTATAGAAATAAACCCAGTTAATCCATGGCACTATAAAGCTTAGCCTTGTTTATGGAGTGAAAAAGAACTTGTGTGTGTGAATACTATCAACTCAACCGTATCTTGGATGATCAATCAGTGTCAATTCCACCCAAAGTCAGACCTGGGTCTCACGTCATTCCTCCCTCCATTACTATTGACTATTGTTTTGGTGCGAAGACTTCTAAAGGATTGAGCAGTTCTTATTTTAAACCATTCATAAACTTACAATTAAATAGGCAGAGAGAAGATATAGCATGTATAAAGCCTAATGTTCTATCCTTCAAATTCCAATAGGAAATTATGTTCAGTTAGAGAGTAGGTACCTActccattttttgaaaatgccacTTTTCAATCCATTCAGTTTTCCTCCCAAGGAACTGCTATGTGTATATTGATGTgacgtttttttttctacacatAATATAGTCAATATTACAAAATAGAAGCACACCTGTCTAATTGAATGGGATCCTCCTTGATAACTATCCTAAGGTAAGTGGGTGCTTCCAAGCAAGGTTTTAAAGTGCGCGTTAGTAAGTTGGCCCTTCAGAGTTAACttctctcatttaatttttttcttcttaaaactTTACGAGTATTAAATCTCAACCTCCACCAATAAAGTAGtagtacgttgaattttttctttgacgccaatttttttcctctttccataaattttacttaaaaaaagataaaacatttttctttcttgtgagtacattttaacaatttttttgaagttagtACTACTAGAGTAATGTCGAAGATGTTATGAGCATATTTTCCTCTCCACTTTAATTGAACGTACCTACACAATCTGATCTATCAGACGCGAATTGGAGCAACAAATTACTGCAGAACACTCGTCAGAATTCAACCTATCCAAGTTGAACTCGACAAATTTATGTTCAGCAACAACAACTCTGCCGTAGCACTTGTTATGAATTGTTAGTGATTGAATGAAGGAAACGTCTCTCTTCTTTGTTCCAGTTAAAAGTATGCAACAGCCCTGAGTATTGGTTGAAGGTCAATATCCCGACCTCCTCCATGATGGAATGGCAACAATCATTCGAATCTTTTTGACAGGTTGCGATACGTTTCTGAAAcgtttctctttaaaatgacAATTCAATCAATACCTGAGAGTAAGAATCTTTAGAACCTGTaccctgattattgaaaattgtgtttttctaGGAGATAAGACAACACTAATTTGAAATGAGGCTGTGTAATCGGTCCGCTATGTCCCATAGGTATCCAATTCTTTAACAGTTAGCCGTTTGAACTCTCTGTTTCAAAATGCTAACCAGACTAACCTTAAAAATATCCTCATCATCACTACTTCTTAACGTAACTGTTTTCACAGCTTACCAAAAACCAATAGGACACCTCTAAAATAGCCATAGAGGCTGCTAAAGGCACCTTCTTCCAGGCTGATGACCAGTCAATTGCTCAGCCCAATGAGCGATTACCATGGACGCCCAAATTACACAGACGACTGATCACATAGCTTTATTTCACCTGAGTCTTGTCTTGTCTACCAGACTAGgtgacacaaaatttcaattattaggCTGCTGAACAGTAAAAATCCAAAGCTGAGAATGCAAGGCCTAAAGGATGCCGGATCCTAAGACAAAGCAGAGACATGTCTGACAGACTTTTTTTCTACCACAGCGTCCTTTCCAAACTTTCTTCCACTAGATTctatagaaaaatatttttcggaaaTAGAGAGAGAGGAGTCCTCAGTAAAGTTTATAGTAAGAACTTGCCAAAGGGTAGCTGCTTCGTTAATATGAGTAAAAGTAAGGAAGTACGTAATGATACTTACAGATGCGGAGGCTATCCAAAGATTTATTATTGGCACAGAACAAAAGAAACCTCAAGATTGCTTCGAGATAATTGCTTCACTTTGAGATATTACTCCCCTACAGACTTCAGCTACCTATCAACACAGAATGACAGAATCAAcattaaaatgatgaaaacacaGTCACATAAGGACAACAGTCCAGTTTGGAGGTAATTTGCAGGTGTACATaatataatgaaaatatcatcaCAAGCATGTACCTAAATTCGGCTAGTTATCAGGATAACGAAGAATAAGTAGATAAAGCTTTGCATGAAAAATTAGATTACACACAAGCAACAGGTAAGCAATCAGATTTGTAGCCTTGCAGTGATCATTTGGAGGAAATATATTGTGATGCGATACTTCCAGAGCTCAGCATCAAGCTGGTGCTTGAAGGTTCCATGATTTCTCAAGGACTGCAGGAGCAGTACTTATTCATTACAGATATTAATTACAAAGGTGAAATTAAGACATAGAACTATAAGTAAGATTAAAGATGTGACATTGAAGAGACATTTACTGAAATGGAGCGAAGTTTAAAACAATCAGTTGACTGGGCCTTGACTGTGGATATGCACTTTCAGATTGATTGGTtagcaaggtaaaaaaaattctacctgCCACTTCCAAATTGGCAATTCCTTTGAGGACTTCAGACGTGAAATATGGTGCGACGATATGCGAACATCGTTAAATACGATAGTTAATCATGTGAAGATGAAATACTCACAGGGTGGACAAGGTTCTCCGAAAATGAAATATACTTAGTGATAAGGACGTAAATTTGAggcacaaaaataaataaatgtaggGAGAAACGAGATGGCACCGAACTGGAAACAGCTGCAGCTGAGGTagggaaaatttcaggggaacaTTGATCAGTTGCTAGATAGTGATAACAAATTACCTAATTATTTTTGTGtaatcataaaaattgaataatgttaaaaatatatttttttacaacattttggCAACTACCTCAGGTCATTTTGATGCCAACCCTCCAAAATGAGTGCACAGATAAAACTCCCTGCtattattcttgaaatttcgccAATTGTTAGGGTTGTGTTATCAGTAGCTAAATTATTTTGAAGAGTAAATTAACCTGTTGGATTCCATTTTCCACACAGTCTTTGTcaattatttctctttttcaCTACTTATTGAAaaccagagatttttcatattcTGATTTTAGACAAACTGGTGTATTCCTGTGATAAGAGCCCGCGAACTTTCGGGGCCAATCAAACGCGTCAAACAGGCGGATCAAGGTGATCATTGACCAATCTGATGAGAGTGACTGCCTCGCCATCAAGTGCTTAtccttatcaattttaacaaatgttgtttttgttttgataagTATGTGTCGTgattcttgaaaacactgaacATAGAACAACTTTTATCATCATAAAATCATGTGACATTACTTCAACCGCAGTGATTTTTACTTGTGCTTGTTGTAGTGCTTAGAATATGATCCACTTGAGTCTTCCATAGCTATCCTTCTAGTCAAAAACCTTTATAACACCCTTGtttcacaaaaaatacaaatttgccTTTTGCCATGGGTTCCGCCAAGGTTTGTGTTCTTGGAGCTGGGATTGTCGGTTTGAACACAGCCCTTCTCCTTCAAAAGGAATATCCAGAGCTACGCATCACACTGATTGCAGATAAAATAAATGAGGAAACAACTAGTGATGGAGCAGCCGGTATTTTTAGACCAGGCACCAGTTTCCAAGGACCATCAGAGGAAATCACCAAGTAAgagttgcaagtttttcaccaCAACCTAACGTTTACCAAGCAGGTGTTGAAAATCACTTTGAGTTCACCCAGGGTTTGTCAGAGTGAATGGTAAGTGAATGGCGAAGCTTTCCTGAAGCAAGCGGGTTGTAAGCACCGCCATTTTAGCGCCATTTAAGGCGATTCAAGTCAGACTCTCGGCAAACTGTTGTGCAACACATTATATTGATTCAGTATTAAATAAAAAGGAGGGAATTAAcacatgggtaaacaaggccaAAATATGCAAAACACTAAagggcaggacgtttcgagctgttaccagcttattttcagctgcaaaaaacacaaaataggAGTACCGGACAAAACAGCCTCATAatgtgacttcatcggcgctccagaacattgcgactctattgtactcaatgttttcaaccaaaaaatttcaacaatgaagACCTTAACACTTAAATTTTCTAAACTTGTTCCTCATATTTCTACTTTGTTATTCTATGCATTTTTTTATTCCAAGTATACTATGCCTACCAGTATCAATCAAATGGAACTGCAGCTTATGTTATACAATGGCCGCGATAATTGGTACCATTTTAATTGTTCATTGAATCATGCACTCTCAAGCAATCAAATTTTATGCTGCTGTTCGTCGCAACTTTGTGGTCTCTATTTTTCCCCCTCCTTCTTGGTACTCAGACTTTGCCTTGAATTGCTCAGGATAGGAGCAAGAGCCTGAAAAATCGTCCGAAACCAAAAacattggcaaaattcagagaactgGAAGCAGAATCCTTTTTGGAAAGAAACCTCACATTTGGTACAGAAATTGATGGTGAGGTTTCTTTCCATAAtggattctgctttcatttctctgactttgccaattttttggtgtAAAATGATCTTTTAGGCTTATGCCCAGGGGCTATCATACTTTTTTAGGCTTAtagaattcaaaatctgccaagactTTTTACATAATCATGGTGATATTTCGCATGCCAGTGAGTTCATGAGACCCCTCAAAGACCAAATTTAGGATCATCCTATTACGAAAAGGAGCACAagaagtggactacattttgcaatttggaactataaattctagcccggtttaaaaatagcgtatgtgccattagtttccctatgcacttaagtgttttttcagaagagccagagtttatagttacaaattgcaaaatgctgtccaaatATGAGCGATCGTTTTAATGCTACAGAAACACTTTTTTCACCTCACCAATCTAATTAAGTGTGTCTGCGCAGCAGTGTAGAGTTgctgtttcattttatttattggaGCTTAAGTATATTTTGTCCACAAAAAAAACGAAGTTCTATTGGACCGAACTTGTTGATGGGAATAAAAATCAACCTCTTGATTGCTTTTATCTCAAAATAAATTTGCCTAGAAGTACTGTGGCTGCACCTAGCACTTCAACCATCCAATGAGGTCATTTCAACCTCAGGTCAAATTTAAAAGCTGCAAACATGGTTGCCCGGTTGTACTCTAAActctcagaatattttttttttttttttcgaaagaacTCCCAAAAAAATATCCTGTttgatttataaaaaatatatatatgtatttgatttatttatttttaatttttttttttattttttttttaaaatatcaatttctAGTCAATGGATCATAGACTCTTATGAGCACTATGAAAGTCTTTTGGATGACTATGATGCTGGTGTTTCGGAGCTATCTGGTTTCATTTTCTCTGACACGGATGAAACAATCACTAAGGTTGGTATGAAATGTCAATTTTTGCTGAAAGTCAGTTTGATGAAGTGTTAGAAGCTCAACAATTTTAACCTGAGATTTTGATTAGCCATCAATGAGATATAACTGAAGCTATCAATTCATAAAAACAAGATGAATGGTGTCAGAGGAATTCTGTTTTTATGTGCAATAAAAATCAATCAATGCGATGGTTTGCAGCTCATAATGTTCACCCCATTGAGAATTGGTCATGGcagaaaattgccaaaatttctcTCGTACGAATCAACGCTGCAACAAATCTCCCATTAAAGACACTTCTGATGTGTGGATTCTAATTTGTGGaactaaatttcaaatttgttgatccttctttttttcagaatcatttcttagaaaatttAGTCCCGGAGTATCGAGAGGCTAGTGGAGAAGAACTCACTGTCAACTCAAAGACATGGAAGTACGGTGCTTACTTCACAACATTATTGATTAACAGCTCCTATTATCTACCATGGGCACTCAAAAAGTAAGAGATCTGAcctaggtatttatttattgtgtatgagatttttttacaaaggGGAAACCCAAAACAACATGACATCCTTTGCCCTGGCCGTGTAACAAAAAGGACGAACTAAGTAGACATTTTTTGTTTAGTACCACTTTTAGAGTAccattaatatttatttattgtgtatgagatttttttacaaaggGGAAACCCAAAACAACATGACATCCTTTGCCCTGGCCGTATAACAAAAAGGACGAACTAAgtagacatttttatttttttgtttagtACCACCTTTAGAGTACCATTAATATTCCAATGTTCTGGTTCAATCATAAAGAAAAGTAATCAAGTTAAATCTATAAgtgacttaaaaaaattgccaggatttttccaatttcacaggttaaaaaattaattttgaattgctATCACTACTCAGCAGTTTACTTCTGTTTTTAGAGAAGAAAGTTGTCTCTTTTCTCTTGTAGCTATTGCTGGATTTTAGGGGGTGGCAAGGTCTGGAAAAGATTAGGTTCTTGGTAATAAAATCGTAAATTTGCCCAAATGTTGGGCATCAGAAATGTTGAATTTAATTGAAATTACAATTCCTACGTCGCAGCCAAATgtgtaaaaggaaaaaaaaatctgacaaatcGTAGGGAGGCAGTCAGGGAAGTGGCTtagttttgaagcaaaaaaataattacctaATCATTCTCTCTGGGATTGATATAGTTATTAAATTGAATCCCTGATTCCATTATTTCTTAAAGTATATTTATATTCCTCAGATTCACAAAGCAAAATGGAATACTCTTAAAGAAATCAATAAACAGCTTTCAAGAACT is part of the Bemisia tabaci chromosome 1, PGI_BMITA_v3 genome and encodes:
- the LOC109034005 gene encoding D-aspartate oxidase, which produces MGSAKVCVLGAGIVGLNTALLLQKEYPELRITLIADKINEETTSDGAAGIFRPGTSFQGPSEEITNQWIIDSYEHYESLLDDYDAGVSELSGFIFSDTDETITKNHFLENLVPEYREASGEELTVNSKTWKYGAYFTTLLINSSYYLPWALKKFTKQNGILLKKSINSFQELENDYNIIFNCCGLGAKKLCGDKKVVPIRGQVIKVFAPWLKNFYYSEYDTYILPSNRDGVVTLGGCRQYESYSVAVSRHDTAAILERCYELLPALKDAPILREWVGLRPHRSEVRVEAEKIGKLLVIHNYGHGGYGVTAAPGTAKFAVDILKDISFLPSAKL